The window TGCTCCAACTGGACCCTGGCGGCCATCTGCTGGGCGAACAGCGCGGTCTGGATGCCGTGGAACAGGCCTTCCAGCCACCCGACCAGCTGTGCCTGCGCGATCCGCAGTTCGGCGTCGGACGGGGTGCCGTCCTCGGTGAACGGCAGCGACAGGCGTTCGAGCTCGTCGCGCAGCTCGGGCGCCAGACCGTCCTCCAGCTCGGCGATCGAGCGCTTGTGGATCTCGCGCAGGCGGTTGCGGCTGGCGTCGTCGAGCGGTGCCGCGCGCACCTCCTCGAGCAGCTGCTTGATCATCGTGCCGATCCGCATGACCTTCGCGGGCTGCTCGACCATGTCGCCGACCGACTCGGCGGGAGTGCCGCCCGCCTCGGGAATGCGCGCCGCGCCGAGCGGGGAGCCGTCCGGGCCCACCACCATCACGGTGTGGGACTGGTCCTCGGTGTTCTCGGCTGGGTTCTCGGCGTTGTCGTCGGCAGAGCTGCGGGCGTTCATGGGATGGCTCATCTGCTCCGTCCTGGGCCAGATCGGGATCGGCGTGAAGGGCATCTCCCAGGGGGAGTCCACCGAAGTCACGTCTGCGAGGGTATCCGCTCCGCCTCCCCACGAAACGTCGGCGCTCCCGCGTGCGTACGGTGTGGCCCATGGCCTTCGACGTCGCGCGAATCCGCGGGCTGTTTCCCGCGCTCGGTGACGGCTGGGTGCATCTGGACTCGCCCGCCGGTATGCAGGTTCCCGAGCAGGTGGCGACCGCCGTCTCGACCGCCTTACGCGCGCCGGTGTCGGGCCCGGGCGGGGTGTTCCCGGCCTCGCAGCGCGCGGAGGCGATCGTCGACGCGGCGCGCCGCGCGGTGGCCGACCTCGTCGGCTGCGACCCGGCCGGAGTCGTCCTCGGACCGAACACCGCGGTCCTGCTCGCCCGCCTCGCCGAGGCCCTCGGCGAACGCTGGCTCATCGGTGACGAAGTCACCCTTTCCAGGCTCGACCACCAGGCCAACACGGCCCCTTGGCTGCGGGTCGCGCAGCGCGCGGGCGCGACCGTGCGCTGGGCCGAGATCGACATCGAGACCTGCGAACTGCCCGCCTGGCAGTACGAGAACCTCATCTCGCACCGCACGAAGGTCGTCGCCGTCACCGCGGCATCGGGCGCCGTCGGCACCCGGCCGGACCTGAACAAGATCGCCGACTTGTCCAAGGCCGCGGGCGCCTTCGTCGTGGTCGACGCGTCCTCGGCGGCGCCGTTCGTCCCCATCGACATCAACACCATCGGCGCCGACGTGGTGGCGGTGTCCGCGCACGCCTGGGGCGGCCCGGCGGTCGCCGCCCTGGCCTTCGCGGACCCGGCGGTCATCGACCGGCTCCCCGCCAGCTCCCTGGACCCACGCGCCTTCGGCCCCGCCCGCCTCGAACTGGGCGAGAACGCCCACCCCCTGCTAGCGGGCCTCGTCGCCTCGGTCGACTACCTCGCCGAACTCGACGACGCCGCCACCGGAACCCGGCGAGAACGCCTGCAGACGTCCCTGAGCTCGGCGAAGTCCTACCAGGCAGGCCTGCTCTCCAGGCTGATCGGAGACCTGCGCGGCCAACGCCACGTCATGGTCATCGGCGACGCCATGCGGCGGATCCCGACCCTGGCGTTCACCGTCGCCGACGTCAAAGCCACCGAGGCTGTCGTCCACCTGGCCGACCACGGCATCTGCGCCTTCGCCGACGACGCCCCCAGCGGCGTCTTCGCGGCGTTGGGGGTGGGCGAGGTTGGCGGCGCGGTCAGGGTCGGCCTGGCCCACTACACAAACTCGGTAGAGGTCGACCAACTAGTCGAAGCCGTAGCCTCCCTACGCCCCTGACCAGCACGTATCGCCTCTATCCACACCCCACCAAGTTATCCACACCCCCACCCGCGCAAGCCCTTTCCGTCACCCACCCCCGATAGACTGGCCAAGGGCCGTCCCCCCGGTGGTGGGCGGGGGATGCTCTGGTGAGGTCTGTCGGCGCCGATTTCACCGCGCCTGGTCGACTGGCCAAGGGCGGGTTTGTGCTGGCGTCGCGGCGAAGTGTTGGTGGTCAGGCCCCGACGGTGAGGACGAGCTTCCCGAACACGCCACCCTCGTCGAGCATCCGGTGCGCGTCGCCGACTCGCTCGATCGGAAGCACCTCGTGCACCACCGGCCGCACCTTCCCCTCAGCGATCAGCGGCCACACGTTCGCCACGACGTCCGCGCAGATCTCGCCCTTCTCCGCCACCGGTCGGTACCGCAGGCTCGTCGCGGTGACCGACGCGTTCTTCGCCAGGAGGGCGCCCAGGTTCAGTTCGGCCTTCACCCCGCCCTGCATGCCGATGACCACCAGCCTGCCGCCGCGGTTGAGCGCCTCGACGTTGCGGGCGAGGTATTTCGCGCCCATGTTGTCCAGGATGACGTCGGCGGTCACTTCCTTCTCGAATTCCACCTCGCGATAATTCAGCGCCACGTCGGCCCCCAATTCGCCGCACTGAATAGCCCGTTCGGTCGATCCGGCGGTAATGGCCACCCGGGCGCCGATGGCTTTGCCGATTTGAATGGCGTGCGTCCCGATTCCGCTCGCCCCGCCGTGCACGAGGAGCGTTTCGCCCGCGGTGAGCCGAGCGGTCCGCATGACGTTCGACCAAACGGTGCACGACACCTCTGGGAGCCCCGCGGCCGTCACCAATTCGATACCTTCGGGGATCGGCATCAGCTGCGGCGCGGGCACGGCGACCAGTTCCGCGTATCCGCCACCTGCGAGAAGCGCGCAGACGGCGTCGCCGACCCGCCAGCCGGTGACCCCTTCGCCCACCGCGGCGACGGTCCCCGAGCATTCGAGACCGATCACTTCCGACGTCCCCGGAGGCGGCGGATAGAAGCCTTTCCGCTGCAAGAGGTCGGCACGGTTGACCGCGGTCGCCGCGACGCGGACCAGGACTTCACCCGCGGCGGGTTCGGGGTCGGGCACCTCGGTCCACCGCATGACTTCCGGGCCGCCGGGCTCGCTGATCGTGATCGCTCGCATGTGGACGACCGTATCCCGCGGGCGGCCCACCGCCGACGCCGCCGGTGTTTCTCGTCTGTCCAGGTGAATCTATGCGCAGTTGATAATGAACAGCTATTGACCAGCGACGCCAATCAGGTGAGGGTGTGCACGCCGGAACATCGGATCGCGTCGGGGGCGATCGCCGGTTGGCACCCAACCCATGAACAAGGGGACCTGCATGCCCAAAAGTCAGACGCTCCGCGTCGGAGCCGCCATCCTCGTGGCAACCGGCGCGCTTGCGTTCACCACTATTCCGTCCTCGGCGGCGCCGACCGCGTCAGCCGAGCTGCCGGACGGCCCCGCCCTCGCGCGGAACCTCGTCAAGAAGGTCACCGGATCGGGGGTGAACCGCCACCTGATCGCGCTGCAGCGCATCGCCGACCAGAACGGCGGCATCCGCGCCGCGGGGACCCCTGGCCACACCAAGTCGGCTGAGTACGTCGAGTCGAAGCTTCAGGCGGCCGGCTTCGACGTCTCCCGTCACGAGTTCGACTTCACCTTCACGCAGACCCTCGCGGAGAAGCTGACGGTCGCGGGCGCCGGCGTGCCTGTCTCGATCATGACCTACAGCCTCTCCACCCCGGTCGGCGGCATCACCGCGGACCTGGCTGTCGTGCCCTTCGGCGCCGACACCACCCCCGGCTGCGAGATCGCCGACTACACCGGCATCGTCGCGACCGGCAAGATCGCCCTCGTCTCCCGCGGTGGCTGCACGTTCGCCCAGAAGCAGGACGTGGCCGCCCAGGCAGGCGCTGTCGGCGCGATCATCTACAACAACACCGACGGCCCGCTCAACGGCACCCTCGGTGACCCGGCCGCGGCGAAGCTGCCCACCGGCGGCATCACCAAGGCCGACGGCGAGGCGCTGGCCGCCAAGGGTGGCTCGGCCACCCTCGAGCTGCGCGCGCTGCGTGAGGAGCGCAAGAGCTACAACGTGATCGCGCAGACCAAGACCGGCCGCAAGGACAACGTGGTCATGGCGGGCGCGCACCTCGACAGCGTCATCCAGGGCCCCGGCATCAACGACAACGGCTCGGGTTCCGCGGGTCTGCTCGAGACCGCCCTGCAGATGGGTGGCTCGCCGCGGGTCAGCAACGCGGTCCGCTTCGCCTGGTGGAGCGCCGAGGAGCTGGGCCTGATCGGCTCGACCAAGTACGTCGACTCGCTCACCTTCGAGCAGCAGGTCGACATCGCGCTGTACCTGAACTACGACATGATCGCCTCGCCGAACGCGGCGTACTTCGTCTACGACGGCGATGACTCCGACGCGACCGGCGCGGGCGCGGGCCCCTACGGCTCGGCCCAGATCGAGAAGGCGTTCGTCGACTTCCTGGGCGCCACCGGCACCCCGACCCAGGGCACGGACTTCTCGGGTCGTTCGGACTACGGCCGCTTCATCGCGGTCGGCATCCCGGCCGGTGGTCTGTTCACCGGCGCCGAGGGCATCAAGACCCAGGCCCAGGCTGACCTGTGGGGTGGCCAGGCCAACGTCGCCTACGACAAGTGCTACCACCAGAAGTGCGACAACCTCGGCAACATCGACCGCGTCGCGCTCGACCGCAACTCCGACGCGATCGCCTGGGTGACCGCCTCGTACGCGGTCAGCACCGAGGAGATCAACGGCATCCCGCCGCGCGTTCAGCGTGCGGAGACCCGGGCCGCTCAGACCCGGATGATGCGCATGCAGATGGCCAACGAGGACGCTCAGGCCGCCAAGGCCGCGGGCACCGACGTGGTCGGCTGCATCCACGTGGACCGTCCGGCCGCGTAAGCAGTAGCTCGTAGAACGAGAGAACCCCCGCGGCCACGTGCCGCGGGGGTTCTCTCGTTCTTGGCTCTCAGCCCAGGTCGCGCGCGCTGAACGTGTCGCACTGGGCGGGGTCGCCGGTGTTGAGCCCGGTGGTGAACCAGCGCTCACGCTGCTTCGACGAGCCGTGGGAGAACTGGCTCTCGTCGACCTGCCCGCTGCCCAGGTTCTCCTGGATGAAGTCGTCACCGATCCGCGCGGCCACGTCGAGCGCGCGGTTGACGTCGTCCTGGGAGATCGACTTGATCAGCGGCTTGCCGCTCGAGGTGGGCACGCTGGTGGCGTGGTTGGCCCACACACCCGCGTAGCAGTCGGCCTGCAGCTCCAGGCGCACCGCGTCCGACGTCGGCCCGGTCCCGCGCTTCACCTTGTCCGAGGTGCCCAGCAGCGTCTGCACGTGGTGGCCGTACTCGTGGGCGATGACGTAGGCCTCGGCGAACGTGCCGCCCTGCGCGCCGAAGCGGGACTGGAGTTCCTTGAAGAACGCCAGGTCGATGTAGATCTCCTGGTCGCCCGGGCAGTAGAACGGGCCGACGTCGGAGGTCGCGCTGCCGCAGGCGGTGTTGACCCCACCGGTGAAGAAGTTCGTCGGCGCGGCCTGGTACGTGCTGCCGGACCGGGCGAACGCGTCGGTCCAGTAGCCCTGGATCGAGTTGATGATCGCGACCAGCGCGCAGTCGGAGTTGGTGTTGGCGTCCTTGCCGGTCCGGCACTCCTTGGAGAGGTCGGAGTTCGACACCGTCTGGCCTTCGCCGACGTCACGGGTGCTGATGGGGGAGCCCTGCGGGACACCGCCGAGCTGGGAGAGCAGGAAATACAAGATCATGCCCACGATCCCGAGCCCACCGCCGCCGAGGGCGACCCGGCTCCCGACGCCACCGCCGCCGGAGCCGCGCATGTCCTGCACCTGGGAGGTATCCAGGGCTACGTCGTCATTGAACTCCACAGGCCCACTCCGCGTCCGACGGTCGGGGGCACCCGCCCCCGTTGGCATTGTCGGGGCAAACGATAACCAGGTCCCCGGCCCACGGCTGGCCGGACATGCGCCTGGGTGCGGCGCCGTCGGGCTGCCGCACCCAGGTGTTACCGCTGATGTAGTGGCCGCCGCCTCGCCGGTTGGCGTGGAGCCCTGCCGAACGGTCTGGAGACACGTCCGACGCAGGGTTCAACAGCGTCGAGGTGCCATCCGGATGCGTGTCACGCATGGGCACTCTCGAACCCGGTGAATCCGCCGCTCACAATCACAGCTGGGTCGATGCTGTCGCCTCAGCCGCGGGGTCGCGGCGTGCCGCCGGCCACTACTGGGGATAGCTGCTCCGCCACGGCACCACCTATCCTTCCTCGGCAGGCACGGCGACCAGCGCGTTCGGCCTAGCGCTCGGGTCCACTCGGGCCAGCCGTCTCCCTTCCCATGTTGCTCCCATCACCCTCGGCTGACAACCCCCTCACGGGTCCTGAACTGGTGAAATTCACCCTCACTGTCCGGAACGGACCGCCCGCGTTCCGTTGTGGACACACCCACAAGCGGCGCCACGGATGAGTGACCGAACTGGCATGGCGTGAAAACGCGAAGAACATTGGCCGGCGCCGGTTTGGCCGTAACCTTGGGCCCGTGACACCTGAACCCCGCTGGCTGCAGCCCGACGAGATGCGCTCCTGGCGCGCGTACGTCATCGGCAGCGAACTGCTGCGTCAGCGGCTCAGCCGCGAACTGCAGGAGAGCGAGGGCATCGCCCTGCCGGACTACGAGGTCCTGGTCCGCCTCTCCGAGTGCGACGGGTGGCAGATGCGGATGAGCCACCTGGCGGGCCAGGTCGCGTCGTCCAAGAGCAGGCTCTCCCACCAGATCTCCCGCATGGAAAAACTCGGCCTCGTCAAACGCGTCGAATGCCCCGACGACGCCCGGGGCGTCATCGCGGAGCTGACGCAGAAGGGCATGGACACCCTCCGGGCGGCCGCCCCCACCCACGTCGAAGGCGTCCGAGCGCACCTCGTGGACCTGATGACCCCCGAGGAACAAAAGGTCGTCGCCGCCCTGTTCGAGCGCGTGATCGAGCATCTTGACCAGGGGTGAGGAACCCGGTTGTCGCCTTCGTTAGGCTGACCGGGCAGGGAGGCGTGGCAGAGCGGCCGAATGCATCCGCCTTGAAAGCGGAAGACGGGCAACCGTCCGGGGGTTCAAATCCCTCCGCCTCCGCTCTTTGACCAGCAGAAACGCAGCAAGGGCACGCCGTGTGGCGTGCCCTTGCTGCTGTCAGGGTCTCAGTCGGGGTCTCATTTGGGCTTCCACAGGAAGCCGTTGAGCTGCGCTGCGATGTCGTTCCGCAGGGCGGCCGTCACGTGCTGGTAGCGCTGCGCCATGGTCGCGTTGGACCACCCCATGAGGTCCATGACCGCGCGTTCAGGCACACCGAGCAGCAGCAGCACCGTCGCGGCCGTGTGTCGGGCGTCGTGCAGACGGGCGTCACGCACGTCGGCCTCGGCGAGTAGCGCCTTCCAGTCGTTGTGGTCGGTCCGGGGGTCGATGGCCTTGCCGTTGGGCTGGGCGAACATGAAGTCTTCGTCGTGCCACAGGTCAGCGGCGATCTCCCTTTCCTTGTCCTGCACCTCTTTGTGTGCGATCAACAGGTCGAACAACGCATCGGGAAGCCGGATGCCACGGCGACCGGCCTTCGATTTCACGTCCACCTCCATTACGCCGCCCACGCGCTGCGGACAGTGCATGGCGTGCTTGACGCAGTCCGGGCGACACGGCGGCGGGCAGTTCTTGTGGCGCTTGCAGGTCTCCTTGCAGGGCTCGGTCTTGTGGTGAGGCTCGGCGCATCGGGCCGGGTTGATGCATCCGTGTTCGTACGTGTGTCGCTGCCGCTGTTTGCTGACGCGCAATAGCTTGGTGGTCTTGTTGAGTCGAGACCATTTGAATCCGAGTGTCTCGCCCTTCCTTGTGCCAAGGGCAAGCGCGAGGATGAACCGCACACCGTTGCGTCGGTTCATGGCCGCTGCCATGAGCGCTTGGATCTCTTCCGGCTCGAACGGCTCTACTTCCTCTTCGTCAAGCCTTGGCGGTTTCACAAGATCAAAAGGTTGTTCGGTGATCACCTTGCGTCGACGTGCTTCGCCGAACGCGATGCGCGCGGTTCGGTGGACGTGGTGAGCCATTCCGGGCTTGTTGCCTGCCTTGATCAGTGCGGCGTAGACCTTCTCGAAGTGTTCCGGCTCGATCTTGTCCATTCGGTGCTTGCCGATTCGCGGGATGAGGTGGTTGTAGACGTCGATTCGGTAGCCCTGGATGGTGCGGTAGCGGACGGTCGGCGCGGAGATGTTCTCCACCCAGTGCGTCAACCATTCGGCGACAGTGGGAGCAGCGCCCGACTTCTTGACCACGCCTCCGTCCCGTTGCCGCTCCAGCTTCTGGACCTCTTGGACTACGTCGTCATGCTCTTTGCGCTTGACGTGACGACGATCTGTCGAACCGTCGTCCTTTACGCCCATCGTGACTCGGCCGTGCCAGTAGCCGTCAGCACCGAAGTAGATCGAGGATCGACCGTTGGGATTGCGAGTGTTCTTCTTCTTGCGCACCATGGCTTTCCCTTCAGGCTGCGGTGGGGCCGGTTTGGTCGGCGATGAGTCGCGCGGCGTATGCAGCGATCGCGGCCTTTGGCACGCGCCTAAGGCGGCCGATGCGTACGGAGTCGAGTTCTCCGGTGCCTACCAATCGCCACGTGAGGGTCTTTCCGATGCCGAGTTGGGCGGCGGCCTCTTCGACGGTGAACAAAACCCGTTCCGGCATGGATTGCGGCGCAGGGGTTTCCGGCTGACGCGGCTCGGTGATGGCTTCGAGAAGCTGAGCTATGAGCGCGCGGACGTCGGCGCGGTCTGCGGTGGTCATGCGGCACCTCCTGCAATCGGTCGCAGGGTCCGGTTTCCGGCCTCCCGGATCGGCTGTGTGGGCTCGGGCTGATCGGTCGGGATGGTCGGGACCCTTTCGAGCGTCGCGGGCAGGTCGGGGCAGTAGCGCGCCCATGCGTCGGTGAAGTGGGCACGCTGGTAGCCCTTGGCCTGGGTGCCGTTCGGGAAGCGGACGTTGCTGGATCGGATGTCGTACTCGCGCAAGAGCGCACCGAGCTTCGCGGCGGTGAGCCCGATAGGGCCGTGGGTGGCCCAAGGCGCTTCTGGGTCGCCCTTGAGGCGTTCGAGCATCAGGGCGGTGGGTAGAGCGGCGTCACGTCCGAACGCGGCGTGGCAGTCGACGAGAAGCCGCATGCGGTCGGACTGCTCGGTGTTGTCGGCGGCTTCGGCCGTGAGCGCCAGGACGGCGGCGCGGGCACGTTCCGGCCAGGTGCCCCCGGCGTGGTCGGCGACGATGACCAACGGTTCCCAGGTGTCGGCGGCGCGGTCTTCCACGGGCATCACGGGTTCGGCCGATTCGAGACTGGCCAGGATGCCGCGCAGCCACCCGTAAAGCGCGATGCGGAGGTCTTGCAGGTTGGGCCGGTCGCGGCGGTGCCGGTAGGGCGCCACTGACTCACCGGGCGCGCGGCGGCGCATTCGCACGACCACGGCGCGGTCTTCGATGGTGTCGGGCATCGCACCGATCCCAGCCAGGGCAGCCATGGCGAACGTGGGGATGGACTCCACACGGTTCGCGGCGGCGTCGTAGCGCTTGGCCGGGCGGTTGCGCTGGTGTCCGGCGTTAAGAAGCCCGCGTAGGTCCTCGTTGCCGTCCGCCTTCGGCCCGAAGATCGTGTCGGCTTCGTCGACGAGCATCGTGGGCGGGTCGTCGGTGATCGAGCGGTAGACGGCGGCGGTCGAGCTGTTGACCGTGATGAACGGGTCGTGGCAGGTGGCCTCCACGACATCGAGCAGCCGTGACTTGCCGCAGCGCTTCTCCGGTCCCCGGATGACCAGCCGGGGCGCGTGTGCCCAGGCGGGTTGGGCGTGGGTGGCGGCGATCCAGAGCGTGACCGCGTCGGCGGCTTCCGGGGTCGGGAGGATCACGTACCGGGTGAGCGCGGCGTGGGTGGCGTCGAGCAGCTCGGCTCCGATGGTGTCGGGCCTGGGTGCGGTGCTCATGCTGACCTCCGGTCGGTGGCGTGCTGGCGGGCGCGGTAGGCGGCTTGACGGCAGGCGTGGGAGCAATGGCGTGGCCAGCGCCCGGTTTCGGGCCGTCTCAGCGGTTGTCCGCAGTGGCAGGCGCGGTGGGTGACCGGTGACGGAAGCCCTGAGCTCAGCGGTGACGTAAGCGCCCTGGTGGTTTCCGTCTCGCCGCGTGGTGACGTAAGCACCGCGGCCTCCTCCCCGTAAAAGCCCAGGTCAAGCACCCTGGTGCCCGCAGTGCTTACGTCACACCGATCGGGGCGCTGCGCCATGAGCTGCGCACCGAGCCAGAACGTGAACGCGGGCGGGATGGCCTGGGTGAGCGCGGGCCAGGGCATCCAATCGATGCCCATCGCCGCGCGGGCCTGCTCAGTGCTGGGTGACGTTTCCCCCTCGACGTCGAGGGGCTTTCGTCCGCTGCGTTGGCCGTAGCTGCCGTAGACGGGCACGGCGGCGGCGGTCCGGTCGTGGTGGCACGGGGTGCCGTACAGCAACACGTTCGACTCGAACAACCGGTGGCGGCGCACACCGAGGCGCAGCGTGTCGCCGCACACCGTCACCGGGTCGATCAGCGGAGCACCGGGCACGTTCTCGATCACGTACGCCCACGGCCCTCCCGGCGCGGCCACCGCGTCGATGAGCCGTTGCCGAATCGGCGCCACCAGGTCGGGGTGAGCGTCACGCCGATGTGTCGGGGTGGCCTGGCTGAACGCCTGGCACGGCGGCGATGCGGCGATGACGTCGAACCCGGACAGGTCGACGGTGAGCGCGTCGGCCTGGATGAACGGGAACGGGTAGTGCGGCTGGGGTTCGATATCGACACCCACCACGTCGAACCCAGCCGCGTGGTATCCGGCGGACGCGCCACCGGCCTTGCAGCACAGGTCCAGCAGCCGGGGGCGGTGACGCTTTCCACCGGTGGATACCGTCACGACGCTCATGCCGCCCTCCCGTCCTGGGCGATGCGCAGCGTCGGGGCCTGGTCGTCGATGCGGGCGCGATGTGCGGCGAGTTCGGCGGCGACGTGGGCGGTGAAAGTGTCGAGGTCGGCGAGCACCGGCCGGGTGGCGGCTTGGACCAGGGCGGTACCGAGTTCGGCGACCGTGCGGCGGTAGCCGGTCTCGATGAGCCGGGCGACGTGGAAGTCGAGCGCCACCAAAGGAACGGCGACGGTGAAAGCGTTGAACACCCACCGGGTCAACAGGTTCGCGTGGTTGGTATCGGTGAACGCGCCGACCCGTTCGGCGAATCCGAGCAGCGTCGCGGGGTCGAGACTGGGCACGTCACCGGTGACGAGCGCGGCCATCAGGTCGAAGGTGAGTCGGGCGTTCGGGTTGGTGAAGTCGCGGTAGTGCAAGCGCGTGAGCGTGGGGCGGGCTTCGGTGGGCGTGGCCTGCATGAGGGTGCCCAGGACGATGGTTTCCGGGTCGATCGTGGGGCTTCGCATCGAAAGTCCTTTGGTCACGCTGAGTAGCGACATGAGGGCGTGGTTGGTCGGGACTAGCGCCCTGGTGATGGGCCTAGAACCTGGGGTTAGCGGTGTTTTGGGTGCTCTGACCTGGGGTTCTGCTAGTTGATAGCGCCCTGGTCAGGTTGGGTGTGGGGTGCTAGCGGGGGGTGCTAGGTCTAGCGGTTGCCGAGTGCTAGCACCCCCGTTCTGCTAGCTCTCCGCGTGGTTACGCTCCGTAGAGGCTCGGCGCGTGGCGAGGATGGCGTCAGCGATGTCGTCGAGCCGGTAGCCGCGACGGTTGCGCTCCTCGCCGTTCTCGTCGCGCATCGGCACCTGCCGGGGCGTGATGCCGTAGGGCTTGAGCGCGGCGGCGATGCTGTTGGGCGTCGCGCCCTGGTAGGTGTCGGGGTACTGCTGGGCCAGGCGGGCGGCGACCACTTCGGACCACAGCCGGTCCTCACCTGCCGCGTAGATCCCGGCGATGTCGTCGAGGATGTTCGCCCGTGCGGTGTCCTCGGCGAGCGAGACGTCACCGATGGCATGTCCGGCAAGGGTTCCGGCCTGCTCACGCAGCGCGCGGGCACGCAGGACGATCTTCTCGGCGGTGGGGTTGTCGATGTAGGCGGAGCGGGCGATCTGCGGTTCGTCGGCCGCGCCGACCATGTAGCCGATGCCCTTGTCCTTCGGAGTGAACGTGGTCGCCCTGATGCCGTTCTGGTACATCGACGTGCCCAGGATCATGTCGTTTTCGAGCTGTCCCATGACCCGCAGGCAGAACCGCACCCCGACGTTGGCGGACACGGCGGTGGGGAGGCTGGTCTTGTCCGGGCGCTGCGTGGCCAGCAGCAGGATCACCCCCAGGGCGCGACCGCGCTTGATGATCGCGGTGCACAGTTCCCCGGCTTCCTTGCCGAATTCGGGGTGGGAGAACAGTTCCTGGCACTCGTCGATGGCCACGACCAGCGGGAACAAGCCCAGCTTGCGGTTCGCGGCGAGTTCCTTGGTGACCTTGTTCTCCGGGCACTGCGCACGCGGCAACTTGCTGATGGTCTTCGCCCGGCGTTCGAGGTCCTTGTAGACCTCCCGCAGCGACACCACCGTCTGCTCGATGGTCTCGTCATCCGGGCCGGAGGCGTAGTGGTAGGCAACCGGCTCCAAAGTGGACAGGTCACCGGAGCCCTTGAGCTCGAACAACCGCAGCTCTGCGGTGGGGTCGAGGGCGGCGGCGAGCAGCAGCACCCGCAGCGCGAACGTCTTGCCCGCACCGGGCATCGCCCCGATGAGCATGTTCGAGTACATGAGATCCACGCCCACCGGGCGTCCACGCTGGTCGGTGCCGAACGGCACGGCCTTGAACAGGTCCGCCGCACCCGTGCGGGCCAGCGGCCACGGCTTCGGCTTGGCCTGCGACATGTCCACATCGGAGACGAACAGGACCATGCGCCCGGCGTGCTGGTCGTGGGCGGGCTCGGGCCACACACACCCCAGCGGGCGGCGCAGACCCGAGGCGAGCGCGGCACGGCGGGACAGGATGTCCGAGACGGTGACCCCGTAGGGCAGGTCGACGTCCGCGCGCCATCCGTTGCCCTCACGGGAGATCGGCGCGGGGAAGGTGATCCCGCTACCGCCCTTGCCCACAGCCTTGTTGATCTCGGCCACACCGAGGGCGGCCAGGGCGCGCACCACGATGTCGCT is drawn from Actinokineospora alba and contains these coding sequences:
- a CDS encoding FtsK/SpoIIIE domain-containing protein, with amino-acid sequence MSTTTTALGTPDPEEQDVNGSNVVPIRPATTPDAVPANTPATGDPYIPPTIVEGEEVTDHGVSVDPPAVAEDRSLTARIQGAVAGGQRPIIAPWLRSRDQFAATAKWAARNAAHTTAFHAVRCPVYAAKVASRSPRGAWRLTVATTQWVRDTENKALRERAATEAVIRGNPELYLRIKHDKPTGRLLAVAAASVALTAGVLVLLGYAPWWAQWLGFGTIVGLLGWLGGNPDRPVVGGRAVVTTKAQKLTSDIVVRALAALGVAEINKAVGKGGSGITFPAPISREGNGWRADVDLPYGVTVSDILSRRAALASGLRRPLGCVWPEPAHDQHAGRMVLFVSDVDMSQAKPKPWPLARTGAADLFKAVPFGTDQRGRPVGVDLMYSNMLIGAMPGAGKTFALRVLLLAAALDPTAELRLFELKGSGDLSTLEPVAYHYASGPDDETIEQTVVSLREVYKDLERRAKTISKLPRAQCPENKVTKELAANRKLGLFPLVVAIDECQELFSHPEFGKEAGELCTAIIKRGRALGVILLLATQRPDKTSLPTAVSANVGVRFCLRVMGQLENDMILGTSMYQNGIRATTFTPKDKGIGYMVGAADEPQIARSAYIDNPTAEKIVLRARALREQAGTLAGHAIGDVSLAEDTARANILDDIAGIYAAGEDRLWSEVVAARLAQQYPDTYQGATPNSIAAALKPYGITPRQVPMRDENGEERNRRGYRLDDIADAILATRRASTERNHAES
- a CDS encoding DNA cytosine methyltransferase — its product is MSVVTVSTGGKRHRPRLLDLCCKAGGASAGYHAAGFDVVGVDIEPQPHYPFPFIQADALTVDLSGFDVIAASPPCQAFSQATPTHRRDAHPDLVAPIRQRLIDAVAAPGGPWAYVIENVPGAPLIDPVTVCGDTLRLGVRRHRLFESNVLLYGTPCHHDRTAAAVPVYGSYGQRSGRKPLDVEGETSPSTEQARAAMGIDWMPWPALTQAIPPAFTFWLGAQLMAQRPDRCDVSTAGTRVLDLGFYGEEAAVLTSPRGETETTRALTSPLSSGLPSPVTHRACHCGQPLRRPETGRWPRHCSHACRQAAYRARQHATDRRSA
- a CDS encoding DUF3631 domain-containing protein; this translates as MSTAPRPDTIGAELLDATHAALTRYVILPTPEAADAVTLWIAATHAQPAWAHAPRLVIRGPEKRCGKSRLLDVVEATCHDPFITVNSSTAAVYRSITDDPPTMLVDEADTIFGPKADGNEDLRGLLNAGHQRNRPAKRYDAAANRVESIPTFAMAALAGIGAMPDTIEDRAVVVRMRRRAPGESVAPYRHRRDRPNLQDLRIALYGWLRGILASLESAEPVMPVEDRAADTWEPLVIVADHAGGTWPERARAAVLALTAEAADNTEQSDRMRLLVDCHAAFGRDAALPTALMLERLKGDPEAPWATHGPIGLTAAKLGALLREYDIRSSNVRFPNGTQAKGYQRAHFTDAWARYCPDLPATLERVPTIPTDQPEPTQPIREAGNRTLRPIAGGAA